One stretch of Armigeres subalbatus isolate Guangzhou_Male chromosome 2, GZ_Asu_2, whole genome shotgun sequence DNA includes these proteins:
- the LOC134209265 gene encoding histone H2B-like: protein MNRTGPKQNEARQTGGMAPKLVAARQRKKDGDGDSCSNGSGVTQQDRRTSSIRTTVEAKTTEGVYNIFERISSEAHRLTHYNTSSTMTSAKFRPASGLARRLRESKSSLSTTATKYTSRYLQRISVGILKGFP from the coding sequence ATGAACCGCACCGGACCGAAACAAAACGAAGCGAGGCAAACCGGAGGCATGGCACCAAAGCTGGTGGCGGCAAGGCAGCGAAAAAAAGACGGAGATGGTGATAGTTGCAGCAATGGCAGCGGGGTGACGCAGCAAGACCGGAGAACATCGTCAATCCGGACAACAGTCGAAGCGAAAACCACAGAGGGAGTTTACAACATCTTCGAGCGCATCTCATCCGAAGCACATCGTCTGACGCACTACAACACAAGCTCAACAATGACCAGTGCAAAATTCAGACCTGCGTCTGGTCTAGCACGCCGTCTGAGGGAATCAAAGTCGTCACTAAGTACAACTGCCACCAAGTACACCAGTCGGTatcttcaaagaatttccgtcggaatccttaAAGGATTCCCGTAG